Proteins found in one Muntiacus reevesi chromosome 2, mMunRee1.1, whole genome shotgun sequence genomic segment:
- the IGLON5 gene encoding igLON family member 5 has translation MPPPAPGARLRLLAAAALAGLAVISRGLLSQSLEFGSPADNYTVCEGDNATLSCFIDEHVTRVAWLNRSNILYAGNDRWTSDPRVRLLTNTPEEFSILITQVGLGDEGLYTCSFQTRHQPYTTQVYLIVHVPARIVNISSPVTVNEGSNVNLLCLAVGRPEPTVTWRQLRDGFTSEGEILEISDIQRGQAGEYECVTHNGVNSAPDSRRVLVTVNYPPTITDVTSARTAVGRAALLRCEAMAVPPADFQWYKDDRLLSSGTAEGLKVQTERTRSMLLFANVSARHYGNYTCRAANRLGTSSASMRLLRPGSLENSAPRPPGPLTLLSALGWLWWRM, from the exons ATGCCCCCCCCTGCGCCCGGGGCCCGGCTCCGGCTtctcgccgccgccgccctgGCCGGCCTGGCCGTCATCAGCCGAG GGCTGCTGTCTCAGAGCCTGGAGTTCGGCTCTCCTGCCGACAACTACACGGTGTGTGAAGGCGACAATGCCACGCTCAG CTGCTTCATTGACGAGCATGTGACCCGAGTGGCCTGGCTGAACCGCTCCAACATCCTGTACGCGGGCAACGACCGCTGGACCAGCGACCCGAGGGTGCGGCTGCTCACCAACACGCCCGAGGAGTTCTCCATCCTCATCACCCAGGTGGGGTTGGGCGACGAGGGCCTCTACACCTGCTCCTTCCAGACCCGCCACCAGCCGTACACCACTCAGGTCTACCTCATCGTCCACG TCCCTGCCCGCATCGTGAATATCTCTTCGCCTGTGACAGTGAATGAGGGGAGCAACGTGAACCTGCTTTGCCTGGCTGTGGGGCGGCCAGAGCCCACGGTCACCTGGAGGCAGCTCCGAG acGGCTTCACCTCGGAAGGCGAGATCCTGGAGATCTCCGACATCCAGCGGGGCCAGGCCGGGGAATACGAGTGCGTGACGCACAACGGGGTTAACTCCGCACCGGACAGCCGCCGCGTGCTGGTCACAGTCAACT ATCCTCCGACCATCACCGACGTGACCAGCGCCCGCACGGCTGTGGGCCGGGCCGCCCTCCTGCGCTGCGAAGCCATGGCGGTGCCCCCCGCGGATTTCCAGTGGTACAAGGATGACAGACT GCTGAGCAGTGGCACGGCCGAGGGCCTGAAGGTGCAGACGGAGCGCACCCGCTCGATGCTTCTCTTCGCCAACGTGAGCGCCCGGCATTACGGCAACTACACGTGCCGCGCAGCCAACCGGCTGGGAACGTCCAGCGCCTCAATGCGGCTCCTGC gCCCAGGATCCCTGGAAAACTCAGCCCCGAGGCCCCCAGGGCCCCTGACCCTCCTCTCCGCCCTGGGCTGGCTGTGGTGGAGGATGTAG